TCTGGACCTGCTCTCCTCATTCCCAAATCGGCCTCATGGGCTGCCAGTAATCCCTTGAGTACTGAGGGAGAGGGGTGGGGCTGGCAGGGTGGGGGTAGAGTGGGTGCATGGagatagtaaaaaaaaaagaagaaatgttggGATGGTGTGCATCCCTTCAGGTGAAGGCAGAGCCAAGAATGGGGCTGTGCATCCCGGAATTCTGATGTTGGCTTAGCCGTCGGCTTGCTGCTCTTCTTCAGTCAGTCTACAGTCGTCCAAAGTAAACAGGCATCCAGTGGTTGCCCAGAAATAGACCACACACACCTGGCACACGCCAACGCCTTTCCACTGTAGATCTCTCTTTTCTGACGGACATTCATTACTTAATTGCACAACCTGGGTTTATAAGATTTACTGAAAGAAGCGTATGTGTGCTGCAAGCTGAGAGACATGAAGTCTGAGACTGAAAAAGTGTGGGAGGAAAATGGAGGTGTGTGCAGGTGGGGGCCCTGCACATCAGTGCTGAGCTACAGCCTTGAACTACACATTTTCTGAGTTTCAAGTGTACAATGATAAAAAGTTTTCACCTAAACTAACCATCCCCTCAACAAGATGCATCTGTTAATATTTCCGATGCCTAAAACTATCAAGATATCAAGataaaatcatatttgtttCAGTTCTCtcctcattttttaaaatgtcctctCCCCTTTTTGTAATCACAACAAGAACATACAAATGCAAGCATTGACAAGTGTAATattcacacacttacacaacaCCGCCCTCTGACAAGTAGAAACATCtcatgtggttttattttgccAACTAAAAAGAATCTTCCATTCTGACATGATAATTTAACattaatgtttatttcaaattttttaaaatatttacagatACAAATTTCAAATGGTAAGTGCACTATAAAAGAgagtaaacagaaaaaatgtgttgtttttttctaaaacaTATCAGAAACAATTAATTCATTCTTGAGCTGTGCAAAACGCATCACACTTCAGATGAAAGTAAAAACTTGTCCTGAAATAAAAGGCAATAAATTGCCTGCAATTGGTTAACAAAACAGCAAAGTGTGTATCAAGTTTTTTCCTAAAACCAACACCACAACCACATCCCCTGACCCTCACCATCTAAAGACAACACACCCGCTGTCAATCccgagagggagaaaaacatgGTGTCATCACTCTCACAACTAGTGATATTACTCATGGCTTTGACAGCCTGAGGACAAGCTGACATTCAattatgaacacaaacacagtgacgAAAAAGCATTGCAAAATTCACGTGggttgaaaaataaacaaacagagcaggTAAAACTGATGGACGGTTCCTGTGAAGCGTTCTGTCGGCTGACAGCCTCTCAGTCAGAGGGGGTTTCCCCAGGTCGGACTGTCCCTGCGGTTTCTCGTGTCCTTTATGCCGGAACTCTCTCCAAAAGTACCTGCAGCATTATTGTCCAGGAAAACCCCAACACGCCTGGAATTTAATACCGTTGACTGTGACCTCTTCATGAAGATGATGTGTCAAACAGAAATGTCCCTGACAATCATCAGacttgtaaaaacaaaagctcTCTTCCATCCAGGTTATCCTGGTCCTCATGTCCATTGGCATCTTTTAtccaattttgtttttgttcataatAAATCCTTTTGATCCTTTCAACACACTTTTACACATGTGTATCGCTTCTTTAGGAATCTGTCCaaccaacaaataaattaattcatttcaaGACAGATATTTCAGTACTGCAAAGAAGaagtatatacacatacaaatatcTATAATATCTATATAAGAAGTCCATGGATTGATGTGCTTCCGAAATGATAATGGCAGAGCTCAAAGGAGGACAGCTTGACCACAAAGATTACTTTCAAtactttccttttctcttgtctgcattattctcatcctctTTATCTGTGTGCTCCTCTGGTCTCAAACACGACTTCTATCTCAGTTTATGTTTGAGGGGAGGCAGAGCAGTGtgccatgttgtttttttagctACACTTGCAGGACTTCACGATCATATTGGacagctgctccacctgaaagtaaaagtaataCAGTAACGTGATAAGGTTTTGCTTTCAAATCAAACTGTTCTGCAAACATTTCACCTCAGAATGGTTACTTGGCTGCAGTGTATATACCTTGTGTTGCCTGCCCACGTAGTAGAGGATTGGCAGTGGGTCCAGTGCCTGGGGAACACAGCAGGGCTGGGCAGAGGCTCCTGGGTTGTGATGCTTGTACAAGGCCAAAATCTGTAAACAATTAAACatgatggaaataaaagaacacaaaGAACTGAGTTTTATGAACGATATGACGTGTACAAGAgcaacagtaatacaaaatccaGGTAATAgctatgtttgtttatttatatttcccCCTGTTTCCCCCCTGTTTGTCTGTTGATTGATTTTGCTTGCATACACAAAAATCTACTGAACAGATGAGACGTGTAATCAGGGCTatttcattttggtgcagatttctttctcttttactaTTTTCACCAGGGCATAGTTTTTGGATCTTAGTTCGTTAGTTTACTAAGTGCTATTCCACTCTGAAGAGAATATTGTTCCAAGATTAATATAAATTCCAGTACACTTTTATGTTCAAATACAGATTACTACCACAAGATTTTCAACAAAGTCTACACTTGTGGCTCTGAGGTCAGTTTTCAGTAGCTGCATGCTACCGCATTATACCTgagaatatttgttttcagcatTCCAGATGTAGGTGCAGGATCCCATGCAGTAGTTAGCGTGGTAGCCTGTCGGCTTATGTATCCACTTCCAGCCCAGATCTTTCCTGAAGTCGATGTACAGGCTCCGCACGCAGCAGGTCTCTGTCTGGCTGcatgagagaaaaaagggaaagtgaTGTTGATAAGATGATGAGATGCTATAGATAGATTATCTTAGAGTACAGTGTCTGAAGAGCTCCCATGCTGAAAATCAGTCAGCTCTAAAGCTGCAATAACAATAGTTTTAATGTAAGAATTCAAATTTGTCTTTGAGAAGTCTTCTCATCCTAAAAACAACcatgttaaatgaaaaacagaacgAGAACGAACTAGAGCCAGTGCTCCAGTGCAGTTGTGGTTTAGAGGTTTCAAGGTTTGTGGTCTGAGCCCCAGCTCCTCTGTTCCACACATTTAAGCATCCTTGAAAAAGAAGACACAAACCACTATTGCTCCTGATGGCCAGGCCGTctgcctggtatggcagctttGCCTTGTTTCGGTTTGTGGGTAAATGAGAGGCACATGCAAATACTGTGCATTTACAatgcaaatattaaaatgaCCACATACTTATAAAGTGGATTAACTGGAGTGAGCTGCCATTTTGTTTGGTGGtcaatgaaaaaatataatttacagtGTAGGATTGCTTACGCTGTACATGCATCCTTCGCATCTGTGGAGCGTTTTTTGCGTGAGCTGAGGTGGGTGCTGGTGTTCTGAGGGATGGACATGGTGAGGATGTAGGGTGGTTGCTGCCCCAACTCTTGTATTGCTACCAAGTCTCCTCTGACTGGATTAATGCCAGAGATGACAAAACGGAAATTGCTGTCCGTGTTTGGCTCGTGTTCGCTGCATCCACAGAAGAGCCTGAGTTGGAAACAACGCTCGTCCTCTAGCGAGACAGAAATTTAAAACATAACCGGTTAGTCACTCATCAAGGAAGCAGATGGACAAAGGTCATAGCACTAGATCACTATGAGCTACACTTGTTTACTGGAACCCACCTGTTTCTTTGAGCCAGCTCTGCAGGGTCTCTGTGACATCGAATGACAACCACTTGTCTTTCGAATAGTTTGTTATAAAGCGGGAAGCAAGATAACGGGCTGACGTCCCCAGCCCGCGGTACAGCTCCACCCGCTGCTCATTGACTATCATGGGTTTCTGGATGAGCATCCGCAGCTCCGCACTAGTCAACAGGCGGTAATCCCCCACACTTTGTCGTATTTGAGAGATGTTGAAGTACATCAGGATCTTTTTGGAATCTCGATCagtgtcatttttttctgtgatttaaaaaaagggagaatTACTTATTTGGAGCCTTGTTAAACAGATATCTTCTATGAGGTCATCTGCTTGATATCACTAATCGATTTCTGATCCTTTGTGTATTTCACACCAGCTGTCCTATAATCTGGTTTCTCTTCTTTCCATAAAGAAGGTTAACAACTTTGAAGGGGAAttatatgttctttttttaataaatatatcatAAAAGGCAAATACACCTTCTCCTTCCCAAGTCTCCCCCCATGCCCCTGAGGTactgaaacaataataaatgtgCACATAGCTTGACATCCatacaaaaaatacatatattttacaaacattcaagattcaagattcatgTGCATAAAGAAgtaaacagaaataataacGATAGCAGGTAAATTaagaaatgaaaggaaaatTACACATGGTTACATGGTTACAATGGAATTCTACCAcggctttaaaaaaagatttagatGGTTGCCAAGCGCCAAGAGCTCATTTTTTCTTCATGGACATGAAACATAACCTCTGTTATCCATTAGTCACTTTGAGGGGAGATAATATTTCTATTTGGATCTTCTATATGGCACAGAGCAAAATTGAGATGATCATCCACTGAGGTCACATCAAACAGTGACATTAATGGAACAAGACcgaaaacaaaatgtgtaaaattagtattttaacttttcattatgtaaaatatagcTATTAAATCAAGACTATGTGAGTAGAAAGTATCACTGTAAATCTATGCTCTCCCTCTATTCTCTGTTTTGTTCCATTTTGTGGTTATGGAGTGGTGGTGAAGCTCTGGTGTGTTTTTGATAATTGGCAAAACCTAATTACAGCAAAAAATGCAGTGAACTTTGTACAAAACACTAAAAACATTGTGCAATATCTCTAAGCAACAGAAAGTATGAATTATTTCATAATAGAACATGGATGGCAGTGGAACAGTTAATAGACATGAGTTAAAGAATCAACATACCACATTTTTACACTATAATGAAAAGTCCCTTTtagtatttactttttttattatttgatattcGCATGCTTGGCGCATACAACACAGTAATTTACTACGCAATGTAGTAGTGGGAAGTTTATTACTCAAGTTAACTTCATGAAGTTCTTGGGAAAAAAGGGTTTTCATAActgtacacacattcataaaatgGAATGGCCAAGTTTACACCATTACCCAATATTCATAAGTGCAGCCAAACACTCATCTACTCCAGCAGCTGTAAATTGACCATAGAgagcattttgttttcttacagGATTGCTGCCCATTTGAGCAACTTCTATTCCTTGGCTGCCCATAACATGACAGCAGGAACATTCCCCCCCCACACAGAGcctgacagaaaacagaacCAAGCTACTGAAGGCTTTAATAACATAAATCTTTCAGAGTTACATTATCGAGGATTTAGTCAGATCAAGACGTGCAAAGATAAGTGCAGGAAGGCAGATGGTCGAGAGTGAAACGCTGTGTAGAAAGAGAATGACAGGAGGTGGTTAAGGGAGGGGGGTATAACAGGGTCAAtgcaaagaaaacagcagagtgaAGAATGCACTCATATGAATTTAACTCACAGAGGTGAGGCGTAGACGGTGTGAGTGGGGGTGCAGAGAAATTGGAGAATTGAAGCCCAGGGCCGTGATCCAGGCTGGGAAAGTCTAATGTGCCTCAGCCTGCCAAAAGTGGGTATCTCATACTCTAAAGTCCGGGAAGTACTTGTTGACAGCAGCTACACAACGCAACCACACATACTTGTGCTGCATAGTCGAACCAGGCTGTACCAGGATCCTCCATGTCAAGGCTGCATGTGTATCGTTTACCAGTATCACCATCTGTGTTGCTGCTGAGGTTGAGTTTCACCCCTTGTACTGAAGCcaaagtgaaactgaaaagagcTGGTGCGGAGTGCAAAGGGAAACGAGATGACATTTTATGGCCCCACCCAGAGCAGAGTTGTATGTTTGGTTGTGAGAGCATGAATGGAAACATGGATTGTCACCGCCGTGTACAGTACGTGTGGAGAGTGGTGACTTAGAGTGATGACGTACCAAGCAACACCGGGCATGGAAACTCATCGTCTTTAGCTAGTTTACGTAAACTGCGATAAATCTGTTATGGGTGAGAGGATTGTTTACCAAAGAGGAAATTAAGTCACTTCCTGGAGGAAGCATATTGGCTGCGGCAGCATATTTTTGGGTAAACTCTTTCCTCACTTCTACTTTCTAATTAACACAGCTCACATCACCTCTGGCAGATTATCACTGAACtgtaataatgtaatgtaaaatttCTTCTAAACGAATGAACCAATATAAGGCCTCGCTCTTTCAGATTTGGGTAAAGATAGCACCTGAGCCGGCGTACTAACATGGGTGTGGGGGGATTTGTGTGTTGAATCAGGGCCTATCCGCAAGACAGCTGTTGTAACAGGTAGGGAGACAGCCCTGTAATTACCAGTGGGTAGAACCAGATTCCAGCAACAGGCTAAATACCTGCCTCCTTCATATGCTCAGCTCCACCTTCCCATATCCCACTGGTCGATGTCTTGTTTCCCCACCTCACCCTGTGTTACACATGGAGTCTCTGACTCGCGTTGCTTCGCTTCTCCATCCAAAGGTGGTAGCaactttattttctatgttCCTAAGTTGTGGTGTTCATCTCAGTACTGTGGCCGATGTCCAAACGTGGAAAGAGTTCATTGGACGAGCACCATATTAAATATAAGAGGTCAATTTGTGTGGGCTTCGAGGAAGGGTGTTACTGCAAATTCACTGAAGGAATTCGGCCTCATCCACCAGATAGTTACCACATTGGATATAAAATCTATTAAGCTCTAAACAATACAGACTATAACAATGCATCCCTGAAGGCTGTTGTGGGGAATCAGGAAAGTTAAGTCCGGGTGTGCAGTAAAAACAaccataaaatgaaataaatgacagtTCATGAAGGTTTAAAATAAACCTGCTTTTTACTTCCCACAGGACAACAGAAGCCTGATTGCCTCCCACACACGCTCATAAAAAggtatagtttttattttattttttaaataattgcaTTTACACATGGCATTCACCCTCTCTCAATGTTGTGGAGGTTGGGTCTGTTTTAAGAAGCCTCACTGAGGGTTAAGAGTGAGGAGGGGTGTTCACTGGCATTCCACAGAGGTAGGAAACACATGCTCCCCATGGGCACTGCCTGCACCGGACCTGAGTCACTCAAGATCTCAGTGGCCATCAGCCTGCCTTCCTTCCTGCAAAGCTGCCCTGTCACAAACACGCTGCAAACACACTGATAATAGGCTCAGGAAACCCAGCAGAGAGCGgcaaggggggaggagagagatagagacggATAATCAAGGGCAAagagacataaaaataaaatagaaaatgttcaGGAAGAAAAGATATGATGGAGAACAGGTGACAGGATAAGCAAGGGAGAGCCCTATGCTCAAGTTTCAGGAAACCCCCAATCCTCAAGggacggagagaaaaaaaaacagaaaatgaaagagaagtAGACATGGTGAGGGTGAAGGAGTGCACTTCATGTCTTCTCTAATctaattttttcagtttttcctcctGGTTTTCATCTGAGCACAACAAACTCATGCCCATCGTTATGAAAGTTTCTTTGTTCTCCCTTTGGTCTGCACACGGTCCATCCACTGTTTCTTTTGAAGTGGTGAATAAAAGAGGGATAGTGTGGATGCCTGCCTGATACAGAGAGGAGTATGGGCACGTAGAGAACAATGgagcaaagaaacaaaaccaaaagaatATGTTTATCATAATGGCTTAAGAGTCATTGCATGATTACAGTCAAAAAACATTTGGCTGCACAAACAGCACACAAAGGCTCGCCAAACAAACAGCGCTAATAAAGCAGTAAAAAATGCTGTGGATACCATGAAAGCAGCGCAAGAGCATCGGAACAGATGCAACTCACAGT
The Paralichthys olivaceus isolate ysfri-2021 chromosome 11, ASM2471397v2, whole genome shotgun sequence genome window above contains:
- the tgfb1a gene encoding transforming growth factor, beta 1a, coding for MKLALLMLMVVYTVGNVSGMSTCKTVDLEMVKKKRIEAIRSQILSKLRLPKEPEPDQAGDDEDIPSTLLSLYNNTKEMLKEQQTDIKTDISTEQEEEEYFAKVLHKFRVENKKNDTDRDSKKILMYFNISQIRQSVGDYRLLTSAELRMLIQKPMIVNEQRVELYRGLGTSARYLASRFITNYSKDKWLSFDVTETLQSWLKETEDERCFQLRLFCGCSEHEPNTDSNFRFVISGINPVRGDLVAIQELGQQPPYILTMSIPQNTSTHLSSRKKRSTDAKDACTAQTETCCVRSLYIDFRKDLGWKWIHKPTGYHANYCMGSCTYIWNAENKYSQILALYKHHNPGASAQPCCVPQALDPLPILYYVGRQHKVEQLSNMIVKSCKCS